ATACGTTTTTTTATCTGTATACTCTTGCCCGGTTTCGCCAATACATACGATTGGTATAACATTATTCTGGAGTAATAACTCCATTTTTTGTGCAACAACCTCATTAGTTTCGCCAAAGTGCTGTCTGCGTTCGCTATGGCCAACAATGCAATAGTGTGCGCCGCATTCTCGGATAGATTGTGGGCAAATCTCTCCGGTATATGCGCCCTTTTGGTGCGCTGCGCAATTTTGTGCACCAACATAAACATTAGAAGCTTTAAAAAGTTGTGTTATTGGTGCGAGTGCATCAAAGGATGGACACACAATTATTTCTGTATTTTTTTGCTGTGCAAGCTGTATAAAATGTTTTTTATTGCTTTGCGCGTATGCAAGCGCTTGATTAAAAGAGAATTGCATCTTCCAGTTGCTGGCATAAATATATTTGTGCATTAATGATGATCTCGTTTAACTAAAAGTTTAAAAACTACTGGATATCTGAAGCATTTACCATTATATGCTTTTATTGCGCCAACGATAAATGAAACGGTGTATACAAAAGCAATAACTGGCAGCATTACGATAAATCCTAATGCTAAAAATCCACTAATTGGTCCAGCTTGAGTGCCAACCATAAGTATACTTATAGATAAGAAGCCTATACACAGTACAATTGCATTGATATGCGCATTGATAACTTCTCTGCTGTTACAGTCAATAAATCGAGACTCATCTTTTTTAAGCAGAAAAATAATGAGCGGTATAATAAAGCTGCCTACAAGTGAGGTAAGATGAGTAATCATTGCCAAAATACGATCTGATTTTGAAATTTGTTGTTTCATGGTTTCCCCCTGCCCTAAAAAAGTAACTTACTAATTTTACTATGAAACTATAAAATTACTTCCCTTATAGTCAATAGTTAGGCTCTTTGCCTCGGGATTTTTAAGTCGCTCATGTGCAAGTGGTTGCATAATATATTGTTGGATGGAACGGGTAAGTGGACGTGCACCAAATTCGGGATTGTAACCACGTATAGCAACTTCTTTGAGAGCACTAGTTGTTATAGAGAGTGTAACATGTTTTTGTGCTAATCGTGTGATTAATTCTTGTATTTTTACTTTAGCGATCTGCTGTATATTTTCTTGTGACAATTTTCTAAAGAAGGTAATTGCATCAATTCTGTTTAAAAATTCTGGGCGGAATGTTTTGTGTAATAGCTCTTTTATTCCTTCTTTGACGGTATCGCTTAATTCATCAGTGCTTAGGAGAATATCGGATCCAATGTTTGATGTCATAATAATAATGCAGTTTTTAAAGGAAACAGTATTGCCTTGTGCGTCAGTTAAATGTCCTTCATCAAGAATTTGTAAAAATATATTAAAAACATCTGGATGTGCCTTTTCTATTTCATCAAACAAAATAACACTGTATGGTTGTCGACGAACTTGCTCGGTCAATTGGCCACCTTCTTCATATCCAACATAGCCAGGAGGAGCGCCAATTAAACGAGCTACTGCATGTTTTTCCATATATTCAGACATATCGATACGAATAAGTTTGTTTGCATCATTAAATAAGAAGTCAGCAAGTGTTTTGGCAATTTCTGTTTTACCCACTCCAGTTGGCCCCAAAAATAAAAATGATCCAATAGGTCTATTTTGATCTGTCAAACCAGCACGATGCATTTGTATAGCATTAGTTACCTGTGCAAGTGCTTCATCTTGACCAATAACGCGTTGACCTAGGGCTTTTTTCATTTCAAGAAGTTTTTGTGTTTCTGTTTGCTCTAATTTGCGTGCAGGAATCTTTGTCCATTGTGCAAGAACGGCTGCAATATCGTGCTCGTCAACTTCTTGTTTAATCAGATGTGTATCAAGTTGTTTAAGTTGCTCTTGTTCATGTATGAGTTTTTTTTCAAGTTCGGCAATTTTGCCGTATTTTATTTCTGATGCTTTTGCGTAATCACCAGCTCGTTGTGCCTGCTCGAACTGTTGTGTTGCCTGCTCAATTTGTTCCTTGAGTTTTCCAATAACTTCAAGAGGTTTTTTTTCTGCTTCCCATTGTTGGCGTAGTTGTTGTTGTTCTTGTTTATAATTGCTTAACTCTCTTTCCAAATTTTTGAGTCTTTGCTGTGCTGTTTGGTTATCTTTTTCTTTTGTAAGTGCAACTTTTTCTATCTCTAGTTGTGTAATATGGCGTTCGATTTTATCCAACTCTTCTGGTTGTGAGTTTATAGACATTTGTACTTTTGCTGCGGCTTCATCCACCAAATCGATCGCTTTATCTGGCAAAAATCTACCAGGAATATTTTTTGCAGATAGTTCAACCGCTGATACCAATGCTTGATCTTTTATGCGTACGCCATGGTGCAATTCATAACGTTCTTTTAAACCACGCAAAATAGAAATAGCATCTGGCACTGAAGGTTCTTCTACTAATACTCGTTGAAAGCGTCGTTCAAGCGCTGCATCTTTTTCTATATATTTTTTATACTCAGCAAGAGTTGTTGCGCCAATGCAATGCAATATACCGCGTGCAAGTGCTGGTTTTAATAAATTCGATGCATCCATACCGCCGCCAGTAGATCCGGCGCCCACTAGCATATGTAACTCATCGATAAACAAAATAATACGATCTTGATGCTCTTCGATTTCTTTTAAAATATTTTTAATGCGCTCTTCGAATTCACCTTGATATTTGGTACCTGCCAACAACAGGCCAAGGTCTAATGCATAAATTGTTTTGCCATGTAAATTTTCTGGTACATCGTTATTGATAATGCGTTGTGCAATACCTTCTACAATAGCAGTTTTACCAACACCAGGTTGGCCAATTAGCACTGGATTGTTTTTTGTTCTGCGCGAGAGTATTTGTATAACGCGTCGTATTTCTTCATGCCGACCAATAACGGGATCAAGTTTGCCATTTTGCGCGTGCTCGGTTATGTTGATGCAATATTTTTGCAATATTTGATAGGTTTCTTCGGCATTTTTACTTGTAGCTTTTTTATTTTGTCTGAGTTCATTCATATAATTCACAACAATTTGTTTCGTGATGTTATTAGCATTGAAAAATATTTTGATCGCGTGTGGTATGTAATCTGATGTTACCCAACCAAGCAATATATGTTCAAGGCTAATAAATGTGTCGCCTAATTCATCAGCTTCGTTTGTACAGGTTTTCAAAAATTGTTCCATTGAATTACCAATGCCTAGCTGTGTGTCTTGAGCTGTGGGTAACCGACCAACCTCTTGCTGTATGATTTTTTTTAATTCCGAAGTTGATATATTTATATGCTTAAAAAATGATTGATAAAATTGATGTTCAAGCCCAGCATGTAACGTGTGTATTGGTTCAAGTGTTGGGTTGTTTTGCTGTTTAGCAATGCGTGCTGCATTGTTTAATAATTCTTGTGTTGCATTTGTAAATTGTTGTGTATTCATCATATGCCTCCCCATTGGTGTCTATATATGATTAGTAGTTTGCCATGTGTATTAGGGAACGCAAGAGGTTTAATTTTTTTTTACAGCTGCTTACCTCTTCTATATCTATGATACGTTATAGCAAAATGGTGTGCATAATCTCGCAATGCAATCAATGCTTTACCTATATTTGTATGTAGGTCTAATGGAATTGATTTTTTTGTATCGCTTAAAAAAATACGGTCAACAGTATGCTTATGGGAATTGGGCTTTGCTAAGCTGATGCATGGGGTATTGCCGACAAGAGGTGCAACTATATTAAGTTGCCCTTTGCCGCCGTCAATTAAAATAAGACTGGGAAAATCACCGTGTCGGTAACGACGGCAGACAATTTCTTGCAGCGCAGCATAATCGTTTTGTTGCATTAAGCTATTGATTTTAAATCGCCTGAATTTATTTTTATCTGGCATGCCATCAGTAAAGCGTATACATGAGCCGACAATAAAGCTACTTTGAAAATGCGAAATATCAAAACAATCAATTGAGTGTACTGGCATATTTAAATTTAAAAACTGCTGCAAGTCTTGTGCAAGTTTCTTTCTGCTTTGTACGAGGGCTGTGGGTGCAGTAGCTGCAAAAATCTGATCTTCAAATTTGCGTTCAGAGAATTTTGTTTTAAGTGTATCAAAAATAATATCAATATTTTGTATATATCCATATAGGTGTTTTGCTTTTTCAAATTCAAAATAAGTGTTGTAATTCTGAATTTCTTTGTTGATTGATCTAATAAATGACTTTTTATTTTGTTTAATTGTTTGATAGGCAAGGTTCAATCGAATATTATAACCATTGATATCAAAATTTTTTTTGCAGCTACCGGCACAGTTACCAATGTGATAATCAAGGCAGCCATTTTCAATATGCTTATTACACACATTAAGTTTGAACGTTTCAGTTAAAAATTTGAATGCGCGTCGTGTTGATTTTTTATGTAAAAATGGTCCGATGTATTTTCCCTTTTTCTTCTTATTTCGCACAAGCTCCATGTTGTTTTTTGTAAATAAAATATACAAAAATGGTTGTCCGTCTTTTAAAAGCGTATTGCATTTTGGCTGATGCTGACGGATCAACTGTGCTTCAAGAAGTAATGCCTCAATTTCATTATTTGTGAGTATATATTCAAGAGCGGCATAATCATGCATTATCGTATTAATCTTCCAATCATCATGTTTTTTATTAAAATACGAGTGTACTCTTTTTCTGATTGAGTTTGCTTTGCCAATATAAATAACTTGGTTGTTATTATTTTTGAAGAGGTACACACCTGGTGCATTGGGTAATACTTTTTCTATTGTGCTATCAGCTGTCTTTTTGATAAATGAAGGTAGTATTGAGTGCACTTTTTTTGTTTTTTTCATTTGATATACCCTCATCTCAATGTATATAATCTTGGTAAGCGCATTTCCCACATGCCTTATTATACCACAGATATTTCTATCTGTCCCTTATCTTTTGCGTCAAAAATTGCTTTATTTTTAATATAGCGTAAGCTTTTTAGTGACTTGTATTTTTAATAATTTTAGCGACTTGTATTTTTAATAAATAGAAAAGAGCTATATAGCTATTAAGGAATTTTTACATGAAGAAGACGCGTTTATTTTTTTTCAATTTTATATTTGTAATATTTCTTGTGCAGCTTGCCCTACAGCCATGTTTGTATGCGTCAGAAAACAGAGGGGTATATGATGTCGCAGGGCAGCAATATTTGCGTTCGTTGCAAGTCTTAGTTCCGAATAAAAAATCCTTGTCTGCTGATGACAAAACAAAAGTAAGTTTGAAAAAGATATTTATGAAGGATCAAGAAAAACTGACCATTTTGCTACAGCAGCTTTCTGATAATGATTCTCAGGTTGCTGTTGATTCAGTAACAGAAGATCTTTTGATGGATCTTAATGTTTTTTATGGTCATTCATCTGATCCAAGCTGTTCATTACACAAGATAATGGATCGTACAACTACAGTATTTGGTAAAGCTGGTTTGGTCAATATGCTTGCACAACCATCTGCTAATATTGATCAATTGCATTCTCGACAAATGCTTATTAAAAAAATGGTAAAAGATACTGATTTTTTTATTACTGTACATAATGTGTTACAAAAAGTCCGTGCGGCAGAAGATGGCTTTTTTTCATACTGGCAAAAAGAAGATTCAGAAGTTACTAAATTGGTTAATAAAGTATATTGGAATAACCGATTGCCAAATATGTTGAACAAAAGTGCTATTGCGCTCGAGGTTGGTACTCGATTAAATAACCTTGTAACTGGATTGAAGCTTTCTTTTCCAGCAATTTTGATGGCAGTTTCTGATTGTGGACAACAGTATACGATGACAAAAAAAATTGATGTTGGGCAAG
The DNA window shown above is from Candidatus Dependentiae bacterium and carries:
- a CDS encoding triose-phosphate isomerase, coding for MHKYIYASNWKMQFSFNQALAYAQSNKKHFIQLAQQKNTEIIVCPSFDALAPITQLFKASNVYVGAQNCAAHQKGAYTGEICPQSIRECGAHYCIVGHSERRQHFGETNEVVAQKMELLLQNNVIPIVCIGETGQEYTDKKTYNILQKQLLAIFNSAKNKKIYIAYEPLWAIGTGIAAKSDYLQNIFTWLQTYCSKVLCSDGYKLLYGGSVNDNNAQDLKKITCLDGFLIGGASLDFQKFQNIVVS
- a CDS encoding DUF4870 domain-containing protein; this translates as MKQQISKSDRILAMITHLTSLVGSFIIPLIIFLLKKDESRFIDCNSREVINAHINAIVLCIGFLSISILMVGTQAGPISGFLALGFIVMLPVIAFVYTVSFIVGAIKAYNGKCFRYPVVFKLLVKRDHH
- a CDS encoding AAA family ATPase produces the protein MMNTQQFTNATQELLNNAARIAKQQNNPTLEPIHTLHAGLEHQFYQSFFKHINISTSELKKIIQQEVGRLPTAQDTQLGIGNSMEQFLKTCTNEADELGDTFISLEHILLGWVTSDYIPHAIKIFFNANNITKQIVVNYMNELRQNKKATSKNAEETYQILQKYCINITEHAQNGKLDPVIGRHEEIRRVIQILSRRTKNNPVLIGQPGVGKTAIVEGIAQRIINNDVPENLHGKTIYALDLGLLLAGTKYQGEFEERIKNILKEIEEHQDRIILFIDELHMLVGAGSTGGGMDASNLLKPALARGILHCIGATTLAEYKKYIEKDAALERRFQRVLVEEPSVPDAISILRGLKERYELHHGVRIKDQALVSAVELSAKNIPGRFLPDKAIDLVDEAAAKVQMSINSQPEELDKIERHITQLEIEKVALTKEKDNQTAQQRLKNLERELSNYKQEQQQLRQQWEAEKKPLEVIGKLKEQIEQATQQFEQAQRAGDYAKASEIKYGKIAELEKKLIHEQEQLKQLDTHLIKQEVDEHDIAAVLAQWTKIPARKLEQTETQKLLEMKKALGQRVIGQDEALAQVTNAIQMHRAGLTDQNRPIGSFLFLGPTGVGKTEIAKTLADFLFNDANKLIRIDMSEYMEKHAVARLIGAPPGYVGYEEGGQLTEQVRRQPYSVILFDEIEKAHPDVFNIFLQILDEGHLTDAQGNTVSFKNCIIIMTSNIGSDILLSTDELSDTVKEGIKELLHKTFRPEFLNRIDAITFFRKLSQENIQQIAKVKIQELITRLAQKHVTLSITTSALKEVAIRGYNPEFGARPLTRSIQQYIMQPLAHERLKNPEAKSLTIDYKGSNFIVS
- a CDS encoding GIY-YIG nuclease family protein: MKKTKKVHSILPSFIKKTADSTIEKVLPNAPGVYLFKNNNNQVIYIGKANSIRKRVHSYFNKKHDDWKINTIMHDYAALEYILTNNEIEALLLEAQLIRQHQPKCNTLLKDGQPFLYILFTKNNMELVRNKKKKGKYIGPFLHKKSTRRAFKFLTETFKLNVCNKHIENGCLDYHIGNCAGSCKKNFDINGYNIRLNLAYQTIKQNKKSFIRSINKEIQNYNTYFEFEKAKHLYGYIQNIDIIFDTLKTKFSERKFEDQIFAATAPTALVQSRKKLAQDLQQFLNLNMPVHSIDCFDISHFQSSFIVGSCIRFTDGMPDKNKFRRFKINSLMQQNDYAALQEIVCRRYRHGDFPSLILIDGGKGQLNIVAPLVGNTPCISLAKPNSHKHTVDRIFLSDTKKSIPLDLHTNIGKALIALRDYAHHFAITYHRYRRGKQL